From a single Brassica rapa cultivar Chiifu-401-42 chromosome A01, CAAS_Brap_v3.01, whole genome shotgun sequence genomic region:
- the LOC103847557 gene encoding SHUGOSHIN 1 isoform X1 yields the protein MVRTRTTVLKVADHSVEGVSTNKAKGEKMIQDPRINSAQRRTLGDITNLPNQKVMLMNHGANQQQQAMSLSSKEYAEKLQKENMRLMKALTERNAIIERTGSELQKYRINLQMVQAQNLQLSQTNTRILAEIRTSKDQLKALQHELSCKNGVLIARKLPLEPQKLPCTHHDASEDKDRANASRGASGVFHPNGEDHKTASESSDCNSLQINDKANNKRVSGRSSPANSEVLDIIGRPGESAQTTNMTRRVSLRRQSRRFNIQELGVTENLNGIHDDQEAAAKSGCSASDLSIGSKPEAVELHDTKERTRESRRVSSRRQSTEVTSQRDIKVSTDPPLPDGIVEESSQVSSSVSTELKRESKNKPAGDEAEEMRETYAGRPSRQATGKIKSYKEVSLKDKMRRDF from the exons ATGGTGCGGACGAGAACGACGGTGCTTAAAGTCGCCGATCACTCCGTTGAAG GTGTTTCCACTAACAAAGCAAAAGGAGAGAAGATGATTCAGGATCCTCGGATAAACAGTGCACAGAGAAGAACACTGGGAGATATCACAAACTTGCCGAATCAGAAAGTGATGCTAATGAACCATGGAGCGAATCAGCAGCAGCAAGCTATGTCACTCTCTTCCAAAGAATACGCTGAAAAGCTTCAAAAG gAAAACATGAGACTGATGAAAGCCCTCACGGAGAGAAA TGCAATCATTGAGAGGACTGGAAGTGAGCTGCAGAAATATAGGATCAACTTACAGATGGTGCAAGCACAGAACTTGCAGCTTTCCCAGACCAACACTCGTATCTTGGCG GAGATCAGAACAAGCAAAGACCAA CTGAAGGCACTTCAGCACGAACTTAGTTGCAAGAACGGGGTACTCATCGCTAGGAAACTGCCGCTTGAG CCACAAAAGCTTCCATGTACACACCACGACGCATCAGAAGACAAG GATCGTGCAAACGCTTCTCGTGGGGCTTCCGGAGTCTTTCATCCAAATGGCGAGGATCATAAGACTG CTTCAGAGAGTTCTGACTGTAACTCATTGCAAATAAATGACAAAGCCAACAACAAAAG AGTTTCTGGAAGGTCGAGTCCCGCCAATTCCGAAGTATTGGATATAATTGGCAGACCAGGAGAGTCAGCACAGACAACCAATATGACCAGGAG GGTTTCTTTGAGAAGACAGTCTAGGAGATTTAATATCCAAGAGCTAGGCGTGACTGAAAACTTGAATGGTATACATGATGATCAAGAAGCTGCTGCAAAATCCGG ATGCTCTGCGAGTGATCTGTCTATCGGGTCTAAGCCCGAAGCAGTAGAGCTACATGACACGAAAGAGAGAACCAGGGAAAGCAG AAGAGTCTCTTCAAGAAGACAATCGACAGAAGTTACATCTCAGAGAGACATCAAAGTATCCACAGATCCTCCGTTGCCCGATGGTATTGTCGAGGAGTCTAGTCAGGTATCATCTTCAGTTTCAACAGAGCTTAAAAGAGAATCAAAGAACAAACCAGCAGGCGATGAAGCAGAGGAGATGAGAGAAACATATGCTGGGAGACCTTCAAGGCAAGCAACAGGAAAAATCAAATCATACAAAGAAGTCTCACTTAAGGATAAGATGCGAAGGGACTTCTGA
- the LOC103847579 gene encoding putative F-box only protein 15, translating to MDSPKRSWSLSTLPPELIEEILYRAPPESLIRAKPTCKQWYSLITSKRFIYNHLDRSRKRFIRTVGTVQVLDPVTRTRSETPLPKEFQRPYGVRTMVHCDGLLLCTCGYFNYRNTNLAIWNPVLKKITWIKPSTCFTTSDYYGIGYDIKKPRYEYKILRFTDHRYDHNVTYDEDGPEVEVYECKTNSWRTLDTEVDWQVDLSCKGAAVMGNMYWVACNHGEQYILGFDFSVERFKDVCFCPPPAFNNYLACYNGDRLSLLQQDEEEPWDIVVWVTNKLADVDVSFTKYFSVSRPDVPALLDHTDMANPVYFIGKQKRIIAWCEREVFGGDDEIPPTCIIFNEIDEGGVRTHLETERHCRYGYFGTFFCGYVYVPSLVPLPV from the coding sequence ATGGATTCTCCAAAGCGTTCTTGGTCGTTGTCGACGCTGCCACCGGAGTTAATAGAAGAAATACTCTACAGGGCTCCGCCTGAATCTCTGATCCGAGCAAAACCGACGTGCAAGCAATGGTACTCGCTCATCACCAGCAAGAGATTCATCTACAATCACCTCGATCGCTCCCGCAAAAGATTCATAAGAACCGTTGGTACGGTGCAAGTCTTGGATCCGGTGACAAGAACACGCTCAGAGACACCACTCCCAAAAGAGTTCCAACGTCCATATGGTGTAAGAACGATGGTTCACTGCGATGGGCTCTTGCTGTGTACGTGTGGTTACTTTAATTACAGAAACACCAACCTCGCGATTTGGAATCCCGTTTTGAAGAAAATCACATGGATCAAACCCTCGACGTGTTTCACAACTTCTGATTACTACGGGATTGGATACGACATCAAGAAGCCTCGTTATGAGTACAAGATCCTGAGGTTTACTGATCACCGCTATGATCATAATGTTACGTATGATGAAGATGGACCGGAGGTTGAGGTATACGAGTGCAAGACTAACTCCTGGAGAACTCTTGACACCGAGGTTGATTGGCAAGTAGACCTCTCGTGCAAAGGTGCGGCTGTGATGGGGAACATGTACTGGGTTGCTTGTAACCATGGTGAACAATATATTCTAGGTTTCGATTTCTCCGTTGAGAGATTCAAGGACGTATGCTTTTGTCCTCCTCCCGCTTTCAATAATTATCTAGCTTGTTACAATGGAGATAGATTGTCTTTGCTACAGCAAGATGAAGAAGAGCCATGGGATATTGTGGTGTGGGTTACAAACAAGTTGGCTGATGTGGATGTCTCGTTCACCAAGTATTTCAGTGTGTCCCGACCAGATGTTCCGGCGTTACTGGACCATACTGATATGGCTAATCCGGTATACTTCATTGGCAAGCAGAAGCGTATCATAGCATGGTGCGAGCGAGAGGTATTTGGAGGTGATGATGAGATTCCTCCTACTTGCATCATTTTCAATGAAATCGATGAGGGTGGGGTAAGAACACATCTTGAGACAGAACGACACTGCAGGTATGGCTATTTTGGGACTTTCTTTTGTGGCTATGTGTACGTTCCAAGTCTGGTCCCTCTTCCTGTGTAA
- the LOC103847536 gene encoding zinc finger protein ZAT5 translates to METAEEAISAAKAQALIIKGKRTKRQRPQSPIPFSIVPPMSSQEPDTQEESTSLVAKEKSLNDEINYNNNKNDNNILSIGVTSSSSTSSSFNNATLKAAADEEDQDMANCLILLAQGHSLPHQQPQTRQLMVSYQESGNNNNNAYRSSSRRFLETSSSNGTTTSGGRAGYYVYQCKTCDRTFPSFQALGGHRASHKKPKAAPGLHDLKKSIYNDAVSHHLNNVLTTTPNNNNNHRSLVVHGKANNNKVHECGICGAEFTSGQALGGHMRRHRGAGVAATATPTATLALPASAATANTVLSLSPMSFDQLSDGPVYPVQAPVKRARSAVVSLDLDLNLPAPEDENRVNGLSVASKQEHGHEQTQGREEQKSIVLSSAPTLVDCYY, encoded by the coding sequence ATGGAAACAGCCGAGGAGGCGATATCGGCAGCTAAGGCGCAAGCCTTGATCATTAAAGGGAAGAGGACTAAGAGGCAGCGTCCTCAGTCCCCAATCCCTTTCTCTATTGTCCCTCCTATGTCTTCTCAAGAACCGGATACCCAAGAAGAGTCCACTAGTCTTGTTGCCAAGGAGAAGAGTCTCAATGATGAGATCAACTACAACAATAATAAGAATGATAACAACATTTTGAGCATTGGTGTGACATCTTCATCTTCAACTTCTTCATCTTTCAACAATGCGACATTAAAGGCCGCGGCTGACGAAGAAGATCAAGATATGGCTAACTGTTTGATCCTCCTTGCCCAAGGACACTCTCTTCCACACCAACAACCACAAACAAGACAACTTATGGTAAGTTACCAAGAATCcggtaacaacaacaacaatgctTATAGATCTAGCAGCAGGAGATTTCTAGAGACATCTTCATCAAACGGGACCACTACAAGTGGAGGCAGAGCTGGTTACTATGTTTACCAATGCAAAACATGTGACCGGACTTTTCCTTCTTTCCAAGCTCTTGGTGGCCATAGAGCCAGCCACAAGAAGCCTAAAGCCGCTCCGGGTCTTCATGACCTCAAGAAGTCTATCTACAACGACGCCGTTTCTCATCATCTCAACAACGTCCTCACCACAACTCCTAACAACAATAATAACCATAGATCGCTTGTGGTGCACGGTAAAGCGAATAACAATAAAGTCCACGAATGTGGAATATGTGGAGCCGAGTTCACGTCCGGACAAGCCTTAGGTGGTCACATGAGACGCCATAGAGGCGCAGGGGTAGCAGCCACAGCCACCCCAACCGCGACATTAGCACTTCCGGCCAGTGCGGCTACCGCAAACACGGTTTTGTCATTGTCGCCTATGTCGTTCGATCAGTTGTCTGACGGTCCGGTTTATCCGGTTCAGGCTCCGGTTAAGAGAGCTAGGAGTGCGGTTGTGTCGTTGGATTTAGATCTGAATCTACCAGCCCCGGAAGATGAGAACCGGGTCAACGGATTAAGTGTTGCTTCAAAGCAAGAACATGGACATGAACAAACACAAGGGAGAGAAGAACAAAAGTCTATTGTTTTGTCTTCTGCTCCTACATTGGTGGATTGCTATTACTGA
- the LOC103847527 gene encoding NAC domain containing protein 52: MGRESVVAVSSPATAPGAVVAATALAPGFRFHPTDEELVSYYLKRKVLGKPVRFDAIGEVDIYKHEPWDLAVFSRLRTRDQEWYFYSALDKKYGNGARMNRATNKGYWKATGKDREIRRDVQILGMKKTLVFHSGRAPDGLRTNWVMHEYRLVDYETENNGNLVQDAYVLCRIFHKNNIGPPSGNRYAPFMEEEWADDGVAMIPGVDVSLRAEPLPLANGHNQMSQNSIQSPSKDFININEPPRETTTPMDIELNHKNNHCDEEEEEALKREEADEDHERPPPPLCILNKEAPLPLLQYKRRRQNESSRITQDHCSSTTTTVDNTPTAAVATNTAISALLEFSLMGISEKKENHQPPLTPLPSPEEKVDDLQKEVHQMSVERETFKLEMMSAEAMISILQSRIDALRQENDELKKNNANGH; encoded by the exons ATGGGTCGCGAATCTGTGGTTGCTGTGTCTTCTCCGGCGACTGCGCCGGGTGCTGTTGTGGCGGCGACGGCGCTTGCTCCTGGGTTTCGATTTCACCCGACTGACGAGGAGCTTGTGAGCTATTACTTGAAGAGAAAGGTTCTGGGGAAGCCTGTGCGGTTCGATGCGATTGGGGAGGTTGATATCTACAAGCACGAGCCTTGGGACTTAGCAG TGTTTTCGAGGTTGAGGACAAGGGACCAAGAATGGTACTTCTACAGCGCGTTAGACAAGAAGTACGGTAACGGCGCTAGGATGAACCGAGCTACTAACAAAGGCTACTGGAAAGCGACTGGTAAAGATAGAGAGATCCGCCGTGACGTTCAGATCCTCGGTATGAAAAAGACTCTAGTCTTCCACAGCGGTCGTGCCCCGGACGGGCTCCGTACCAATTGGGTTATGCACGAGTATCGTCTTGTGGATTATGAAACTGAAAACAATGGGAACTTGGTG CAAGATGCATATGTGTTGTGTAGAATCTTTCACAAGAATAACATTGGGCCACCTAGTGGGAACCGATACGCACCGTTCATGGAAGAGGAGTGGGCTGATGATGGTGTAGCTATGATACCAGGAGTAGACGTTAGTCTCAGGGCTGAACCGTTACCTTTAGCCAATGGACACAATCAGATGAGCCAG AATTCAATCCAGTCACCAAGCAAGGACTTCATTAACATCAACGAGCCACCAAGAGAGACTACTACTCCAATGGATATCGAACTCAACCATAAGAATAACCattgtgatgaagaagaagaggaagcacTCAAACGTGAGGAGGCAGATGAAGATCATGAGcgtcctcctcctcctttaTGCATTCTCAACAAAGAAGCTCCGTTACCTCTCCTCCAATACAAACGCAGACGACAAAACGAATCAAGCAGGATCACACAGGACCACTGCTCGTCCACAACAACAACCGTCGACAACACACCAACCGCTGCTGTGGCCACCAACACGGCCATCTCTGCGTTGCTCGAGTTCTCACTCATGGGCATCTCCGAGAAGAAAGAAAACCATCAACCTCCTCTTACTCCACTTCCATCTCCTGAAGAGAAGGTGGATGATCTCCAGAAGGAGGTTCACCAGATGTCTGTTGAGAGAGAGACATTCAAGCTTGAGATGATGAGTGCAGAGGCTATGATCAGTATTCTCCAGTCCAGGATCGATGCTCTGCGTCAGGAGAACGATGAGCTCAAGAAGAACAACGCTAATGGACACTAA
- the LOC103847557 gene encoding SHUGOSHIN 1 isoform X3, protein MVRTRTTVLKVADHSVEGVSTNKAKGEKMIQDPRINSAQRRTLGDITNLPNQKVMLMNHGANQQQQAMSLSSKEYAEKLQKENMRLMKALTERNAIIERTGSELQKYRINLQMVQAQNLQLSQTNTRILAEIRTSKDQLKALQHELSCKNGVLIARKLPLEPQKLPCTHHDASEDKDRANASRGASGVFHPNGEDHKTESSDCNSLQINDKANNKRVSGRSSPANSEVLDIIGRPGESAQTTNMTRRVSLRRQSRRFNIQELGVTENLNGIHDDQEAAAKSGCSASDLSIGSKPEAVELHDTKERTRESRRVSSRRQSTEVTSQRDIKVSTDPPLPDGIVEESSQVSSSVSTELKRESKNKPAGDEAEEMRETYAGRPSRQATGKIKSYKEVSLKDKMRRDF, encoded by the exons ATGGTGCGGACGAGAACGACGGTGCTTAAAGTCGCCGATCACTCCGTTGAAG GTGTTTCCACTAACAAAGCAAAAGGAGAGAAGATGATTCAGGATCCTCGGATAAACAGTGCACAGAGAAGAACACTGGGAGATATCACAAACTTGCCGAATCAGAAAGTGATGCTAATGAACCATGGAGCGAATCAGCAGCAGCAAGCTATGTCACTCTCTTCCAAAGAATACGCTGAAAAGCTTCAAAAG gAAAACATGAGACTGATGAAAGCCCTCACGGAGAGAAA TGCAATCATTGAGAGGACTGGAAGTGAGCTGCAGAAATATAGGATCAACTTACAGATGGTGCAAGCACAGAACTTGCAGCTTTCCCAGACCAACACTCGTATCTTGGCG GAGATCAGAACAAGCAAAGACCAA CTGAAGGCACTTCAGCACGAACTTAGTTGCAAGAACGGGGTACTCATCGCTAGGAAACTGCCGCTTGAG CCACAAAAGCTTCCATGTACACACCACGACGCATCAGAAGACAAG GATCGTGCAAACGCTTCTCGTGGGGCTTCCGGAGTCTTTCATCCAAATGGCGAGGATCATAAGACTG AGAGTTCTGACTGTAACTCATTGCAAATAAATGACAAAGCCAACAACAAAAG AGTTTCTGGAAGGTCGAGTCCCGCCAATTCCGAAGTATTGGATATAATTGGCAGACCAGGAGAGTCAGCACAGACAACCAATATGACCAGGAG GGTTTCTTTGAGAAGACAGTCTAGGAGATTTAATATCCAAGAGCTAGGCGTGACTGAAAACTTGAATGGTATACATGATGATCAAGAAGCTGCTGCAAAATCCGG ATGCTCTGCGAGTGATCTGTCTATCGGGTCTAAGCCCGAAGCAGTAGAGCTACATGACACGAAAGAGAGAACCAGGGAAAGCAG AAGAGTCTCTTCAAGAAGACAATCGACAGAAGTTACATCTCAGAGAGACATCAAAGTATCCACAGATCCTCCGTTGCCCGATGGTATTGTCGAGGAGTCTAGTCAGGTATCATCTTCAGTTTCAACAGAGCTTAAAAGAGAATCAAAGAACAAACCAGCAGGCGATGAAGCAGAGGAGATGAGAGAAACATATGCTGGGAGACCTTCAAGGCAAGCAACAGGAAAAATCAAATCATACAAAGAAGTCTCACTTAAGGATAAGATGCGAAGGGACTTCTGA
- the LOC103847557 gene encoding SHUGOSHIN 1 isoform X4: MVRTRTTVLKVADHSVEGVSTNKAKGEKMIQDPRINSAQRRTLGDITNLPNQKVMLMNHGANQQQQAMSLSSKEYAEKLQKENMRLMKALTERNAIIERTGSELQKYRINLQMVQAQNLQLSQTNTRILAEIRTSKDQLKALQHELSCKNGVLIARKLPLEPQKLPCTHHDASEDKDRANASRGASGVFHPNGEDHKTANNKRVSGRSSPANSEVLDIIGRPGESAQTTNMTRRVSLRRQSRRFNIQELGVTENLNGIHDDQEAAAKSGCSASDLSIGSKPEAVELHDTKERTRESRRVSSRRQSTEVTSQRDIKVSTDPPLPDGIVEESSQVSSSVSTELKRESKNKPAGDEAEEMRETYAGRPSRQATGKIKSYKEVSLKDKMRRDF; the protein is encoded by the exons ATGGTGCGGACGAGAACGACGGTGCTTAAAGTCGCCGATCACTCCGTTGAAG GTGTTTCCACTAACAAAGCAAAAGGAGAGAAGATGATTCAGGATCCTCGGATAAACAGTGCACAGAGAAGAACACTGGGAGATATCACAAACTTGCCGAATCAGAAAGTGATGCTAATGAACCATGGAGCGAATCAGCAGCAGCAAGCTATGTCACTCTCTTCCAAAGAATACGCTGAAAAGCTTCAAAAG gAAAACATGAGACTGATGAAAGCCCTCACGGAGAGAAA TGCAATCATTGAGAGGACTGGAAGTGAGCTGCAGAAATATAGGATCAACTTACAGATGGTGCAAGCACAGAACTTGCAGCTTTCCCAGACCAACACTCGTATCTTGGCG GAGATCAGAACAAGCAAAGACCAA CTGAAGGCACTTCAGCACGAACTTAGTTGCAAGAACGGGGTACTCATCGCTAGGAAACTGCCGCTTGAG CCACAAAAGCTTCCATGTACACACCACGACGCATCAGAAGACAAG GATCGTGCAAACGCTTCTCGTGGGGCTTCCGGAGTCTTTCATCCAAATGGCGAGGATCATAAGACTG CCAACAACAAAAG AGTTTCTGGAAGGTCGAGTCCCGCCAATTCCGAAGTATTGGATATAATTGGCAGACCAGGAGAGTCAGCACAGACAACCAATATGACCAGGAG GGTTTCTTTGAGAAGACAGTCTAGGAGATTTAATATCCAAGAGCTAGGCGTGACTGAAAACTTGAATGGTATACATGATGATCAAGAAGCTGCTGCAAAATCCGG ATGCTCTGCGAGTGATCTGTCTATCGGGTCTAAGCCCGAAGCAGTAGAGCTACATGACACGAAAGAGAGAACCAGGGAAAGCAG AAGAGTCTCTTCAAGAAGACAATCGACAGAAGTTACATCTCAGAGAGACATCAAAGTATCCACAGATCCTCCGTTGCCCGATGGTATTGTCGAGGAGTCTAGTCAGGTATCATCTTCAGTTTCAACAGAGCTTAAAAGAGAATCAAAGAACAAACCAGCAGGCGATGAAGCAGAGGAGATGAGAGAAACATATGCTGGGAGACCTTCAAGGCAAGCAACAGGAAAAATCAAATCATACAAAGAAGTCTCACTTAAGGATAAGATGCGAAGGGACTTCTGA
- the LOC103847557 gene encoding SHUGOSHIN 1 isoform X2 yields MVRTRTTVLKVADHSVEGVSTNKAKGEKMIQDPRINSAQRRTLGDITNLPNQKVMLMNHGANQQQQAMSLSSKEYAEKLQKENMRLMKALTERNAIIERTGSELQKYRINLQMVQAQNLQLSQTNTRILAEIRTSKDQLKALQHELSCKNGVLIARKLPLEPQKLPCTHHDASEDKDRANASRGASGVFHPNGEDHKTASESSDCNSLQINDKANNKRVSGRSSPANSEVLDIIGRPGESAQTTNMTRRVSLRRQSRRFNIQELGVTENLNGIHDDQEAAAKSGCSASDLSIGSKPEAVELHDTKERTRESRVSSRRQSTEVTSQRDIKVSTDPPLPDGIVEESSQVSSSVSTELKRESKNKPAGDEAEEMRETYAGRPSRQATGKIKSYKEVSLKDKMRRDF; encoded by the exons ATGGTGCGGACGAGAACGACGGTGCTTAAAGTCGCCGATCACTCCGTTGAAG GTGTTTCCACTAACAAAGCAAAAGGAGAGAAGATGATTCAGGATCCTCGGATAAACAGTGCACAGAGAAGAACACTGGGAGATATCACAAACTTGCCGAATCAGAAAGTGATGCTAATGAACCATGGAGCGAATCAGCAGCAGCAAGCTATGTCACTCTCTTCCAAAGAATACGCTGAAAAGCTTCAAAAG gAAAACATGAGACTGATGAAAGCCCTCACGGAGAGAAA TGCAATCATTGAGAGGACTGGAAGTGAGCTGCAGAAATATAGGATCAACTTACAGATGGTGCAAGCACAGAACTTGCAGCTTTCCCAGACCAACACTCGTATCTTGGCG GAGATCAGAACAAGCAAAGACCAA CTGAAGGCACTTCAGCACGAACTTAGTTGCAAGAACGGGGTACTCATCGCTAGGAAACTGCCGCTTGAG CCACAAAAGCTTCCATGTACACACCACGACGCATCAGAAGACAAG GATCGTGCAAACGCTTCTCGTGGGGCTTCCGGAGTCTTTCATCCAAATGGCGAGGATCATAAGACTG CTTCAGAGAGTTCTGACTGTAACTCATTGCAAATAAATGACAAAGCCAACAACAAAAG AGTTTCTGGAAGGTCGAGTCCCGCCAATTCCGAAGTATTGGATATAATTGGCAGACCAGGAGAGTCAGCACAGACAACCAATATGACCAGGAG GGTTTCTTTGAGAAGACAGTCTAGGAGATTTAATATCCAAGAGCTAGGCGTGACTGAAAACTTGAATGGTATACATGATGATCAAGAAGCTGCTGCAAAATCCGG ATGCTCTGCGAGTGATCTGTCTATCGGGTCTAAGCCCGAAGCAGTAGAGCTACATGACACGAAAGAGAGAACCAGGGAAAGCAG AGTCTCTTCAAGAAGACAATCGACAGAAGTTACATCTCAGAGAGACATCAAAGTATCCACAGATCCTCCGTTGCCCGATGGTATTGTCGAGGAGTCTAGTCAGGTATCATCTTCAGTTTCAACAGAGCTTAAAAGAGAATCAAAGAACAAACCAGCAGGCGATGAAGCAGAGGAGATGAGAGAAACATATGCTGGGAGACCTTCAAGGCAAGCAACAGGAAAAATCAAATCATACAAAGAAGTCTCACTTAAGGATAAGATGCGAAGGGACTTCTGA
- the LOC103847587 gene encoding putative F-box only protein 15, with the protein MAFSKRSWTLSSLPPEIIEEILYKAPPESLLRSKPTCKQWHALITSRRFIYEHLRRSPQRFIRTNETVVHIMDPVTGRRSDSPLPKELYDVRVMVHCDGLMVCMRGNSQYRNTKLALWNPVLRKLAWIKPSTCFTTSDYYGMGYDGKKSRYDYKILRFTDRRYDDMHNSNNDDYYADEAEVEIYECKTRSWRTLDAKVDWDVDITCKGVSVMGNMYWFAQKYWDAEKKHRNYILRFDFSAETFKDVCFAPPSRGDNYLACFDGDRLSLLQQDQETTSPIEVWVSSKLAGDGDVLFSKYFSVSRPDLPALLFHTDMAHPVYCVGKHKRVMAWCEGDVYDGDDKIPPTCVIFYEIDEGGVRRQLETERHYYGSGYSRTFLCGYVYVPSLVPLPV; encoded by the coding sequence ATGGCGTTTTCGAAGCGTTCGTGGACGTTGTCTTCGTTGCCACCGGAGATAATAGAAGAAATACTCTACAAGGCTCCGCCTGAATCTCTACTCCGGTCAAAACCGACGTGCAAGCAATGGCACGCTCTCATCACCAGCAGAAGATTCATCTACGAACACTTGCGTCGCTCCCCGCAAAGATTCATAAGAACCAATGAGACAGTAGTACATATCATGGATCCGGTGACAGGAAGACGCTCAGATTCACCACTCCCAAAAGAGCTGTACGATGTAAGAGTGATGGTACACTGCGACGGACTCATGGTGTGCATGCGTGGTAACAGCCAATATAGAAACACCAAACTCGCGCTTTGGAATCCCGTTTTGAGGAAACTCGCCTGGATCAAACCATCGACATGTTTCACAACTTCTGATTACTACGGGATGGGATACGACGGCAAGAAGTCTCGATATGACTACAAGATCTTGAGGTTTACCGATCGTCGCTATGATGATATGCATAATAGTAATAATGATGATTATTATGCAGATGAAGCAGAGGTTGAGATATATGAGTGCAAGACTCGTTCGTGGAGAACTCTTGACGCCAAGGTTGATTGGGATGTAGATATCACGTGCAAAGGCGTGTCCGTGATGGGCAACATGTACTGGTTTGCTCAGAAGTATTGGGATGCTGAGAAGAAGCATAGAAACTACATTCTACGTTTCGATTTCTCAGCTGAAACGTTCAAGGACGTATGCTTTGCTCCTCCCTCTCGTGGCGATAATTATCTAGCCTGTTTCGATGGAGATAGATTGTCTTTGCTGCAGCAAGACCAAGAAACGACAAGCCCGATTGAGGTGTGGGTTTCAAGCAAGTTGGCTGGTGATGGGGATGTCTTGTTCAGCAAGTATTTCAGTGTGTCCCGCCCCGATCTTCCGGCGTTGCTGTTCCATACAGATATGGCTCATCCGGTGTACTGCGTTGGGAAGCACAAACGTGTTATGGCGTGGTGCGAGGGAGATGTGTATGATGGTGATGATAAGATTCCTCCTACTTGCGTCATTTTTTATGAAATTGATGAGGGTGGGGTAAGAAGACAGCTTGAGACAGAACGACACTACTACGGGTCTGGCTATTCTAGGACTTTTCTTTGTGGCTACGTATACGTTCCAAGTCTAGTCCCTCTTCCGGTATAA
- the LOC117133023 gene encoding S-protein homolog 8: MFRLTIILILLSVYTEQASGGSFFLYNQVRHGVLMKVHCKSGDSDRGWHVRKYGGFYGFDFKDHILDKTLYWCNVWSGPNFSRNASFVAYESKLYKHRNNWIRWSIRGDGIYESINGATPWKFKYHWYGTPL; this comes from the coding sequence atgtttcgtCTAACAATAATCCTGATCCTTTTAAGCGTATACACAGAACAAGCGAGTGGAGGGTCGTTCTTTCTGTATAACCAGGTGCGCCACGGAGTCCTGATGAAAGTCCATTGCAAATCAGGAGACAGCGATAGGGGATGGCACGTGAGGAAATACGGaggattttacggttttgattTTAAAGATCATATACTTGATAAAACACTTTATTGGTGCAACGTCTGGTCAGGTCCTAATTTCAGTCGCAATGCGTCTTTCGTCGCGTACGAAAGTAAGCTGTATAAACACAGAAACAATTGGATAAGATGGTCTATAAGGGGAGATGGTATTTATGAATCTATCAATGGTGCAACGCCTTGGAAATTCAAGTATCATTGGTATGGTACACCTTTATAA